In the genome of Variibacter gotjawalensis, one region contains:
- a CDS encoding ABC transporter substrate-binding protein, with amino-acid sequence MSFVRSLIAAVGLSLAVTGAASAQQKPAELKIGITTFLSGPASVFGVPAKAAAELLAEELNKKGGIGGVPVKLSFIDEGAGGEALVSNYRRLVTDEKVDVTFASISSGSCTQLVPLAEDLKIMNFMWDCGAYSILENKKHRYNFRTQANGAAEMMAVITYLLKVKPDFKTVAFVAQDYAWGRESHDIISNALKVLKPDAKWVAEFFPKFGAPDYSTEVSRLLALRPDVVITTSWGGDLDTFVRQSGQRGLLKQSTFVLAIGESSIQRLGKDLPEGVIVGARGDHYFLHPEFKNEPSFKAYVQAFKDKTGAFPIYPAFHMSQAFTALKAAYDKAIKANNGNWPSREQVVDAMSGLEFKDFGRPIKIREEDGQGLEAQIVGTTKQVPEYDFKVLDNIMVFDAEKVATPAGQKTIDWVKTLKPDFVKMEAKTYKHGQ; translated from the coding sequence ATGAGCTTCGTGCGGAGTTTGATCGCGGCCGTGGGATTGTCCCTCGCCGTCACCGGCGCGGCATCTGCGCAGCAGAAGCCGGCCGAACTGAAAATCGGCATCACGACATTCCTGTCCGGACCGGCGTCCGTGTTCGGCGTGCCCGCGAAGGCGGCAGCCGAATTGCTCGCCGAAGAGCTCAACAAGAAGGGCGGCATCGGCGGCGTGCCGGTGAAGCTCTCCTTCATCGACGAAGGCGCGGGCGGGGAAGCGCTGGTGTCGAACTATCGCCGTCTGGTGACGGACGAGAAAGTTGACGTGACCTTCGCGTCGATTTCGAGCGGCAGCTGCACGCAGCTCGTTCCGCTCGCCGAAGATCTCAAAATCATGAACTTCATGTGGGACTGCGGCGCTTACTCGATCCTCGAAAACAAGAAGCACCGCTACAATTTCCGCACGCAGGCGAACGGCGCGGCCGAGATGATGGCCGTCATCACGTATCTCCTGAAGGTGAAGCCGGACTTCAAGACCGTCGCGTTCGTCGCGCAAGACTATGCGTGGGGCCGCGAGAGCCACGACATCATTTCGAATGCGCTCAAAGTTCTGAAGCCTGACGCAAAGTGGGTCGCGGAGTTCTTCCCGAAGTTCGGCGCGCCGGATTATTCGACCGAAGTCTCGCGTCTGCTCGCGCTGCGTCCCGACGTCGTGATCACGACGTCGTGGGGAGGTGATCTCGACACCTTCGTGCGCCAGTCGGGTCAGCGCGGATTGCTCAAGCAGTCGACATTCGTGCTCGCGATCGGCGAGTCGTCGATCCAGCGTCTCGGCAAGGATCTGCCGGAAGGCGTGATCGTCGGTGCCCGCGGCGACCACTATTTCCTGCACCCGGAATTCAAGAACGAGCCTTCGTTCAAAGCTTACGTGCAGGCGTTCAAGGACAAGACCGGCGCATTTCCGATATATCCGGCGTTCCACATGAGCCAAGCCTTCACGGCGCTCAAGGCCGCTTACGACAAGGCAATCAAGGCGAACAACGGCAACTGGCCGTCGCGCGAGCAGGTCGTCGACGCGATGTCGGGTCTTGAGTTCAAGGATTTCGGCCGCCCGATCAAAATCCGCGAAGAAGACGGCCAGGGCCTCGAGGCACAGATCGTCGGCACGACGAAGCAAGTGCCGGAATACGATTTCAAGGTGCTCGACAACATCATGGTGTTCGACGCCGAGAAAGTCGCGACGCCGGCCGGCCAGAAGACGATCGATTGGGTGAAGACGCTGAAGCCCGACTTCGTGAAGATGGAAGCGAAGACCTACAAACACGGTCAATAA
- a CDS encoding YcgN family cysteine cluster protein encodes MADEPFWRTKTLHELSQAEWESLCDGCGRCCLVKIEEDLDDEPVVSGETPNPDIYFTDIGCRLLDAQSCRCKNYPGRTKLVSDCVRLTPDVVGEIGWLPPSCAYRLVAEGRDLYWWHPLVSGDPETVHQAGVSVRGKVAGSEDEIDTATWEDRIVGWPLRLPKRAATRPTARSHVAKKLSKASG; translated from the coding sequence ATGGCGGACGAACCTTTTTGGCGCACGAAGACGTTGCACGAGCTGTCGCAGGCCGAATGGGAAAGCCTGTGCGACGGCTGTGGCCGCTGCTGCCTCGTCAAGATCGAGGAAGACCTCGATGACGAGCCGGTGGTCTCCGGCGAAACGCCGAACCCAGATATCTATTTCACGGATATCGGTTGCCGCCTGCTCGACGCGCAGAGTTGCCGCTGCAAGAATTATCCGGGCCGGACCAAACTCGTCTCCGATTGCGTGCGGCTGACGCCGGATGTGGTCGGCGAGATCGGCTGGTTGCCGCCGAGCTGCGCCTATCGTCTCGTCGCCGAAGGACGCGATCTTTACTGGTGGCATCCGCTCGTCTCCGGCGATCCCGAGACCGTGCATCAAGCCGGCGTCTCGGTGCGCGGCAAAGTCGCGGGCTCGGAAGACGAGATCGACACCGCGACGTGGGAAGACCGCATCGTCGGCTGGCCGCTGAGGTTGCCGAAGCGAGCCGCGACGCGGCCGACAGCGCGTTCGCATGTCGCCAAGAAACTTTCGAAAGCTTCTGGCTAG
- a CDS encoding NAD-dependent succinate-semialdehyde dehydrogenase yields MSISDKLLGKLKDPSLVVAKAYVGGEWVAKSDSGKSFDVTNPSTGDVIASLPDLGRAETARAIDFAYTAQKAWAAKTGKERAAILRKIYDLMVANADDLATILTTEMGKPFAEAKGEILYGASYVEWFGEEAKRVYGDTIPGHQPDKRIIVIRQPVGVVGAITPWNFPNAMLARKFAPALAAGCAMVSKPAKETPLSVVALAVIAERAGLPAGIFNVILSKTSSDIGKEFTENEKVRKLTFTGSTEVGRILMKQGADQIMKLGLELGGNAPFIVFDDADIDAAVEGAMISKYRNNGQTCVCANRLYVQSGVYDQFAEKLAKKVAAMKVGDGFEEGVTAGPLIDANALAKVEEHIGDAVEKGAKIALGGKRDARGGLFFQPTVLTGVTRDMKVAREETFGPVAPLFRFETEAEVIEMANNTEFGLASYFYARDMSKIFRVAEALEYGMVGINTGLISTEVAPFGGIKQSGQGREGSKYGIDDYVEMKYLCLSISPN; encoded by the coding sequence ATGAGCATTTCGGACAAGCTGCTGGGCAAACTCAAAGACCCGTCGCTGGTGGTCGCCAAGGCGTATGTCGGCGGCGAATGGGTCGCGAAGAGCGACAGCGGCAAAAGCTTCGACGTGACCAACCCGTCGACCGGCGACGTTATCGCGTCGCTGCCGGATCTCGGCCGCGCCGAGACGGCGCGAGCGATCGATTTTGCCTACACGGCGCAGAAGGCGTGGGCGGCGAAAACCGGCAAGGAGCGCGCGGCGATCCTGCGCAAGATCTACGATCTCATGGTCGCGAATGCGGACGATCTTGCGACGATCCTGACGACCGAGATGGGCAAGCCGTTCGCCGAAGCGAAGGGTGAGATTTTGTACGGCGCGTCGTATGTCGAGTGGTTCGGCGAAGAGGCGAAGCGCGTTTACGGCGACACCATTCCGGGTCATCAGCCGGACAAGCGCATCATCGTGATCCGCCAGCCGGTCGGCGTTGTCGGTGCGATCACGCCGTGGAATTTCCCGAACGCGATGTTGGCGCGCAAGTTCGCGCCTGCGCTGGCGGCGGGCTGCGCGATGGTGTCGAAGCCCGCGAAGGAAACGCCGCTCTCCGTCGTCGCGCTCGCGGTGATCGCGGAGCGCGCGGGTCTGCCGGCCGGCATCTTCAACGTCATCCTGTCGAAGACGTCGTCGGATATCGGCAAGGAGTTCACCGAGAACGAGAAGGTGCGCAAACTGACCTTCACGGGCTCGACCGAAGTCGGCCGCATCCTGATGAAGCAGGGCGCAGATCAGATCATGAAGCTCGGCCTCGAGCTCGGCGGCAACGCGCCGTTCATCGTGTTCGACGATGCGGATATCGACGCGGCCGTTGAAGGCGCGATGATCTCGAAATATCGCAACAACGGCCAGACCTGCGTCTGCGCCAACCGGCTCTACGTGCAGTCCGGCGTCTACGATCAGTTCGCCGAGAAGCTGGCCAAGAAGGTCGCGGCGATGAAAGTCGGCGACGGCTTCGAAGAGGGCGTGACGGCGGGGCCGCTGATCGACGCGAATGCGCTCGCGAAGGTCGAGGAGCATATCGGCGATGCGGTCGAGAAGGGCGCGAAGATCGCGCTCGGCGGCAAGCGCGATGCGCGCGGCGGCTTGTTCTTCCAGCCGACGGTGCTGACGGGCGTGACGCGCGACATGAAGGTGGCGCGCGAGGAGACGTTCGGCCCGGTGGCGCCGCTGTTCCGCTTCGAGACCGAAGCGGAGGTGATCGAGATGGCCAACAACACAGAATTCGGCCTCGCGTCTTATTTCTACGCGCGCGATATGTCGAAGATCTTCCGCGTCGCCGAGGCGTTGGAATACGGCATGGTCGGCATCAATACGGGGCTGATCTCGACCGAAGTTGCGCCGTTCGGCGGCATCAAGCAATCGGGCCAAGGCCGCGAAGGCTCGAAATACGGCATCGATGACTATGTCGAGATGAAGTATCTCTGCCTATCGATATCGCCGAACTGA
- a CDS encoding 4-aminobutyrate--2-oxoglutarate transaminase — translation MLNNELATRRAEAISRGVGVTTQIFAAKAQNAELWDVEGRRYIDFAAGIAVVNTGHRHPKVIEAVKAQLDQFTHTCHQVVPYANYVELAERLNKAVPGDFPKKTVFVTTGAEAVENAIKIARAATKRSAVIAFSGAFHGRTFMGMTLTGKVQPYKAGFGAMMPDVFHLPFPVALHGTSDDDAFAALDKLFKADVDPSRVAAFIVEPVQGEGGFYDVPLAFMRKLREVADQHGILLIADEVQTGFARTGKLFAMEHFGVAADITTMAKGLGGGFPIAAVTGRADVMDAPNPGGLGGTYGGNPIGIAAGNAVLDLIEEEGLCARAEELGVRLKQRLKTLTNVAPQIADIRGLGFMIAVEFNNPETGAPDAAFTNGVREKALEKGLILLTCGVYGNVVRFLAPLTIEDKVFGEALDILEETLRDCAQGV, via the coding sequence ATGCTCAACAACGAATTAGCCACTAGGCGCGCGGAAGCAATCTCGCGCGGCGTCGGAGTGACCACGCAGATTTTCGCCGCGAAAGCTCAAAATGCCGAGCTGTGGGACGTCGAGGGCCGCCGCTACATCGATTTCGCGGCGGGCATCGCGGTCGTGAACACGGGCCATCGGCATCCCAAGGTTATCGAGGCCGTGAAGGCGCAGCTCGATCAATTCACGCACACCTGCCACCAGGTCGTGCCGTATGCGAATTACGTCGAACTCGCCGAGCGCCTGAACAAAGCCGTGCCGGGCGATTTTCCGAAGAAGACCGTGTTCGTGACGACCGGCGCGGAAGCTGTCGAGAATGCGATCAAGATCGCGCGCGCGGCGACGAAGCGTTCTGCCGTCATCGCGTTTTCGGGCGCGTTCCACGGCCGCACCTTCATGGGCATGACGCTGACCGGCAAGGTGCAGCCTTACAAAGCCGGGTTCGGCGCGATGATGCCGGACGTATTCCATCTGCCGTTCCCGGTCGCGCTGCACGGCACGTCGGACGATGACGCGTTCGCTGCACTCGACAAACTGTTCAAGGCCGATGTCGATCCTTCGCGCGTTGCGGCCTTCATCGTTGAGCCGGTGCAGGGCGAGGGCGGCTTCTACGACGTGCCGCTGGCCTTCATGCGCAAGCTGCGCGAAGTCGCGGACCAGCACGGCATTCTGCTGATCGCCGACGAGGTGCAGACCGGTTTCGCCCGCACCGGCAAGCTGTTCGCGATGGAGCATTTCGGCGTTGCGGCCGACATCACGACGATGGCGAAAGGTCTCGGCGGCGGTTTCCCGATCGCGGCCGTGACGGGCCGCGCAGATGTCATGGATGCGCCAAATCCCGGCGGTCTCGGCGGTACGTATGGCGGCAACCCGATCGGGATCGCGGCCGGCAATGCTGTGCTCGACCTGATCGAGGAAGAAGGACTTTGCGCGCGCGCCGAGGAGCTCGGCGTGCGTCTGAAGCAGCGGCTGAAAACGCTGACGAATGTCGCGCCGCAGATCGCGGATATTCGCGGCCTCGGATTTATGATTGCGGTGGAGTTCAATAATCCCGAAACCGGAGCGCCCGACGCGGCGTTCACCAACGGCGTGCGCGAAAAGGCGCTGGAGAAGGGGCTGATCCTTCTCACTTGCGGCGTGTACGGCAACGTGGTGCGGTTCCTCGCGCCGCTGACGATCGAAGACAAAGTCTTCGGGGAAGCGCTCGATATCCTCGAAGAGACGCTGCGCGATTGCGCACAAGGAGTTTGA
- a CDS encoding MerR family transcriptional regulator, translating to MTDTQFKIAEAAKMAGVSASTLRLWEQQGLVEPIRTVSGQRLYDAPLIARLKTIAWLRSEKGLNPAAIRENLSENREAPPSAPVSPDVAMGARVRHLRRSKGTTLEAAAVATGVPVSALSTFERTSQGLSLTSLHAVARFLDTTIAALSGNENPSDGESVVRKDAWQSWPPTSSGVTIQTLADGNRQMECHRFVLARGASSEGAYQHAGEEFLHVLSGSMEIVLDGDRFFNLGSGDSFYFESSKSHAWRNTADGETVLLWINTPATF from the coding sequence ATGACAGACACGCAGTTCAAAATCGCCGAAGCCGCCAAGATGGCCGGGGTGTCCGCTTCGACCCTCCGCCTGTGGGAGCAGCAGGGTTTGGTCGAGCCGATCCGCACCGTGTCGGGCCAACGGCTTTACGATGCGCCGCTAATCGCGCGGCTGAAGACGATCGCGTGGCTCCGCAGCGAAAAAGGTCTCAACCCGGCCGCCATCCGCGAAAATCTGAGCGAGAACCGCGAAGCGCCCCCGAGCGCCCCCGTTTCGCCCGACGTCGCGATGGGCGCTCGCGTTCGCCACCTGCGCCGGAGCAAGGGGACAACGCTCGAAGCCGCGGCGGTCGCGACCGGCGTCCCCGTCTCTGCCCTTTCGACATTCGAGCGTACTTCGCAGGGGCTTTCGCTCACCTCGCTGCACGCCGTCGCGCGGTTCCTCGATACGACAATCGCGGCCCTGAGCGGCAACGAGAACCCGAGCGATGGCGAATCCGTTGTCCGCAAAGACGCGTGGCAGAGCTGGCCGCCTACTTCTTCGGGCGTAACGATCCAGACCTTGGCCGACGGCAACCGGCAGATGGAGTGCCATCGCTTCGTCCTTGCCCGCGGCGCGTCCAGCGAAGGCGCCTACCAGCACGCCGGCGAGGAGTTTCTCCACGTCCTCTCCGGCAGCATGGAAATCGTTCTCGACGGCGACCGCTTCTTTAATCTGGGATCGGGCGATAGCTTCTATTTCGAAAGCTCGAAATCGCATGCGTGGCGCAATACCGCCGACGGCGAGACCGTGCTGTTGTGGATCAACACCCCCGCGACCTTCTGA
- a CDS encoding transglycosylase domain-containing protein, which translates to MNTPSWKEKIGRFFLDLDARVDSLVFQSGRGLGESYERFSIFMDRFHVAGFKRFLTEGFSEAATLGTVGLLVLLTLAGPAFRETSDEDWLKKSELAVTFLDRYGNEVGSRGIRHNDSVPLEEFPDHLIKAVLATEDRRFYEHFGIDIAGTARAFTANARAGGVVQGGSSITQQLAKNLFLSNERTIERKVKEAFLALWLETRLTKNQILKLYLDRAYMGGGTFGVDAAAQYYFGKSAREVSLAEAAMLAGLFKAPTRFAPHVNLPAARARASVVLDNLVEAGFMTEGQVFGARRGPATAVDRRDERSPNYYLDWAFDEMKKLVDTFPKSIIERVFVVRTGLDVNLQREAENAVENSLRQYGREYGARQAATVLMDIDGTVRAMVGGRDYGSSQFNRATDALRQPGSSFKPYVYAAAFEAGMKPTQIVRDEPICLGNWCPQNYGRSFAGAVTLTQALVRSINTIPVRLSVMIGDTGSDIGRAKSGRAKIIKLAQRMGLRTPLPDSSSLPIGAAEVTVLDHTAAYTAFPNGGKAAAAHAVLEVRNGLGEVVWSFAKNGKRPEQVIKQQVASDINAILNKAVEEGTGKRSILDSGIKSAGKTGTTNGYRDAWFVGYTGNYVCAVWFGNDDYSPTNRMTGGSLPAMTWKQIVGYAHQGVEAKQLLGVTGSNPPVVAQAPAETDQPQSVRPAVLSRRAIDVLQRVERRIDEAMKTTANDAASMLPSEKPALAASTGSRQ; encoded by the coding sequence GTGAATACACCGTCGTGGAAAGAGAAGATCGGGCGATTTTTCCTCGACCTCGACGCGCGCGTCGATTCTCTCGTGTTCCAATCCGGCCGCGGCCTCGGCGAGAGCTATGAGCGCTTCTCGATTTTCATGGATCGCTTCCATGTCGCGGGCTTCAAGCGCTTCCTCACCGAAGGCTTTTCGGAAGCCGCAACGTTGGGCACCGTCGGCCTCCTCGTCCTGCTCACGCTCGCCGGCCCCGCCTTCCGCGAAACGTCCGACGAAGACTGGCTGAAGAAATCCGAACTCGCGGTCACATTCCTGGATCGCTACGGCAACGAAGTGGGCTCGCGCGGAATACGGCATAACGATTCCGTGCCGCTCGAAGAATTTCCCGATCATCTGATCAAGGCCGTGCTCGCGACCGAGGACCGCCGCTTCTACGAACATTTCGGCATCGACATTGCGGGCACCGCGCGCGCCTTCACGGCGAATGCGCGCGCCGGCGGCGTCGTGCAAGGCGGCTCGTCTATCACACAGCAGCTTGCAAAAAATCTCTTCCTCTCCAACGAGCGCACGATCGAGCGCAAAGTGAAGGAAGCATTCCTCGCGCTGTGGCTCGAGACCCGCCTCACCAAGAACCAGATTCTCAAACTCTATCTCGACCGCGCCTACATGGGCGGCGGCACTTTCGGCGTCGATGCCGCCGCGCAGTATTACTTCGGTAAGTCCGCGCGCGAAGTGAGTCTCGCCGAAGCCGCGATGCTCGCCGGTCTCTTCAAAGCGCCGACGCGTTTTGCGCCACACGTGAACTTGCCGGCAGCGCGCGCCCGCGCCTCCGTCGTGCTCGACAATCTCGTCGAAGCCGGCTTCATGACGGAAGGCCAAGTCTTCGGCGCACGCCGTGGTCCCGCAACGGCAGTCGATCGCCGCGACGAACGTTCCCCGAATTACTATCTCGACTGGGCCTTCGACGAGATGAAGAAGCTCGTCGACACTTTCCCGAAATCGATCATCGAACGCGTCTTCGTTGTCCGCACCGGCCTCGACGTGAACCTGCAGCGTGAAGCCGAAAACGCGGTCGAGAACTCGCTGCGCCAATACGGCCGCGAATACGGCGCGCGCCAAGCCGCTACCGTGCTGATGGATATCGACGGCACGGTGCGCGCGATGGTCGGCGGCCGTGATTACGGCTCAAGCCAGTTCAACCGCGCGACCGACGCGCTGCGTCAGCCGGGATCGTCGTTTAAGCCCTACGTCTACGCGGCTGCGTTCGAAGCCGGCATGAAGCCGACGCAGATCGTGCGCGACGAACCGATCTGCCTCGGCAACTGGTGCCCGCAGAACTACGGCCGTTCGTTCGCCGGCGCCGTCACGTTGACGCAAGCACTGGTGCGTTCGATCAACACCATTCCGGTTCGCCTCTCCGTCATGATCGGCGATACAGGTAGCGACATCGGCCGTGCGAAGTCGGGCCGCGCGAAGATCATCAAGCTCGCGCAGCGCATGGGCCTGCGCACGCCGCTTCCGGATTCCTCATCGCTACCGATCGGCGCCGCCGAAGTCACCGTGCTCGATCACACCGCCGCCTACACGGCCTTCCCGAACGGCGGCAAGGCCGCCGCCGCGCATGCGGTGCTCGAAGTCCGCAACGGCCTCGGCGAAGTCGTCTGGAGCTTTGCGAAAAACGGCAAGCGGCCCGAGCAAGTGATCAAGCAGCAGGTCGCGTCCGACATCAACGCGATCCTCAACAAAGCCGTCGAAGAAGGCACCGGCAAGCGCTCGATCCTCGACAGCGGCATCAAGTCGGCCGGCAAGACCGGCACGACCAACGGTTATCGCGACGCCTGGTTTGTCGGCTACACGGGCAATTACGTCTGCGCCGTCTGGTTCGGCAACGACGACTACAGCCCGACCAACCGCATGACCGGCGGCTCGCTGCCCGCGATGACGTGGAAGCAGATCGTCGGCTACGCGCATCAGGGTGTCGAGGCAAAGCAATTGCTCGGAGTCACCGGCTCCAACCCGCCGGTCGTCGCGCAAGCGCCGGCCGAAACCGATCAGCCACAGTCGGTCCGCCCGGCCGTTCTCTCGCGCCGCGCGATCGATGTCCTGCAGCGCGTCGAGCGCCGCATCGACGAGGCCATGAAGACGACCGCCAACGACGCCGCCTCCATGCTGCCGTCCGAGAAGCCGGCACTTGCCGCCTCGACCGGCAGCAGGCAATGA
- a CDS encoding DUF1214 domain-containing protein: MRLLASVILAFTLATFAGLGATWYATTRGVSFGTIALGAWAAHPKSGTQDIDPYARAAIARSGELPLGSGDGVSFMAKSSDDGRRLDGRCDVTVSGSTPLARYWTLTVHDARGQVIANLLGRYGYTSAEIGRAADGRFDIVIAPRARAGNWIPSGEANEYVLVLRLYDTPVGLSTRNQLEMPSIKIGGCA, from the coding sequence GTGCGGTTGCTCGCAAGCGTCATACTGGCTTTCACGCTGGCAACCTTCGCGGGGCTCGGCGCGACCTGGTACGCGACAACGCGCGGCGTCAGCTTCGGCACGATCGCGCTCGGCGCATGGGCCGCACATCCGAAATCCGGAACGCAGGATATCGATCCCTACGCGCGCGCCGCCATCGCGCGCAGCGGCGAACTTCCGCTCGGCTCCGGCGATGGCGTGTCGTTCATGGCGAAATCGTCCGACGATGGCCGCAGGCTCGACGGCCGATGCGACGTCACCGTCTCGGGTTCGACACCGCTGGCGCGTTACTGGACGCTCACCGTGCATGACGCGCGCGGGCAAGTGATCGCCAATCTTCTCGGCCGCTACGGTTATACGAGCGCGGAGATCGGCCGCGCCGCCGACGGCCGCTTCGACATCGTGATTGCGCCGCGCGCCCGCGCCGGCAATTGGATCCCGAGCGGCGAGGCCAACGAATATGTGCTCGTGCTGCGCCTCTACGACACGCCCGTCGGACTTTCGACCCGCAACCAACTTGAAATGCCGTCGATCAAGATCGGAGGCTGCGCATGA
- a CDS encoding DUF1254 domain-containing protein encodes MRRIAFLLIAGLILGGIVHVATILALPATATRNAFARIAAITVPNKVALLPQPVPGETMLPYVDPAFATAVCRFDLARGPLKVRMPITAAYGSLTFYKNDGTAFYAINDRAAGRRLVELDLMTAEQRSALELDEDETAADRLIVQSVAPTGLIVMRALAPEPSALPIVRGALSAAECTQQPAN; translated from the coding sequence ATGAGGCGCATCGCCTTCCTGTTGATCGCGGGTCTGATCCTCGGCGGCATCGTGCATGTCGCGACCATCCTCGCCCTCCCCGCCACCGCAACACGCAACGCCTTCGCGCGCATCGCGGCGATCACGGTGCCCAACAAAGTCGCGTTGCTGCCGCAGCCGGTGCCTGGCGAGACGATGCTGCCCTACGTCGATCCGGCTTTCGCGACCGCCGTCTGCCGCTTCGATCTCGCACGCGGCCCGCTGAAAGTCCGCATGCCGATCACGGCCGCCTACGGCTCGCTGACCTTTTACAAAAACGACGGCACCGCCTTCTACGCGATCAACGATCGCGCGGCCGGTCGCCGTTTGGTCGAGCTGGATTTGATGACCGCCGAGCAGCGCAGCGCGCTTGAACTCGACGAAGACGAAACCGCGGCCGATCGTCTGATCGTGCAGTCGGTGGCCCCAACAGGGCTGATCGTGATGCGGGCGCTCGCCCCGGAGCCGAGCGCGTTGCCGATCGTGCGCGGCGCGCTCAGCGCGGCCGAATGCACGCAGCAACCCGCCAACTAA
- a CDS encoding DUF1491 family protein, with product MRLKSSIWVAAYLRRCEVAGSFAVMRKRGAEEAGAIFIKVDRLDGTSDLFGPAPQTSFDDAKPTDRLFVPSMKTVTVDSADAEEYLAKQLRYDPDIWIVEVEDRQGRNFLDDEITR from the coding sequence ATGCGCCTTAAATCGTCGATCTGGGTTGCCGCTTATCTGCGCCGTTGCGAAGTCGCGGGCTCGTTTGCCGTGATGCGCAAGCGTGGCGCGGAGGAGGCGGGTGCAATCTTCATCAAGGTCGACCGGCTCGACGGCACGTCCGATCTCTTCGGTCCGGCGCCGCAGACGTCGTTCGACGACGCGAAGCCGACCGACCGCCTGTTCGTACCGTCAATGAAGACCGTGACTGTCGACAGTGCGGATGCCGAGGAGTACCTCGCCAAGCAGCTGCGCTACGACCCGGATATCTGGATTGTCGAAGTCGAGGACCGGCAGGGCCGGAATTTCCTCGACGACGAGATCACTCGTTGA
- a CDS encoding peptidoglycan-binding domain-containing protein, which produces MSRFGEMGGALWRKIARRPVDSLALVVALGVVTTIVVNAVALQASPHPAPIAKPVPMPVPKPQAATAPVQPKAVTTGSVAPNEPQVAAVSPNTKEPVMRTRVQLLTEIQKELARRGFYDGTVDGVMGPKMEAAIRAFEQSARLRVTGEANEALLKALQRAPAKAKSANAENSTKRIVAVQRALTDFGYGPVPPTGVFGEATRAAVEKFERDRKLTPTGRISERVLKELAAVTGRSFE; this is translated from the coding sequence ATGAGCCGCTTCGGCGAAATGGGCGGTGCGCTGTGGCGCAAGATTGCGCGGCGGCCGGTGGATTCTCTCGCACTCGTCGTCGCACTCGGCGTTGTCACGACGATCGTCGTCAACGCGGTGGCGCTACAGGCAAGCCCGCATCCGGCGCCGATCGCAAAGCCTGTGCCGATGCCGGTTCCGAAGCCGCAGGCTGCGACTGCTCCGGTTCAGCCGAAGGCCGTGACCACGGGCAGTGTTGCGCCGAACGAGCCGCAGGTTGCTGCCGTCTCGCCGAACACGAAAGAGCCGGTGATGCGCACGCGCGTTCAGCTGCTCACCGAAATTCAGAAGGAACTGGCGCGCCGCGGTTTCTACGACGGCACCGTCGACGGCGTTATGGGTCCGAAGATGGAAGCGGCGATCCGCGCCTTCGAGCAATCCGCTCGGCTGCGCGTGACCGGCGAAGCGAATGAGGCGCTGCTCAAGGCACTGCAACGCGCGCCCGCGAAGGCCAAGAGCGCGAATGCCGAGAACAGCACGAAACGCATCGTCGCGGTGCAACGCGCGCTCACAGACTTCGGCTACGGCCCGGTGCCGCCGACCGGCGTGTTCGGTGAAGCAACGCGCGCCGCGGTCGAGAAATTCGAGCGCGATCGCAAACTAACGCCGACCGGCCGCATCTCCGAGCGCGTGCTGAAGGAACTCGCGGCTGTCACCGGCCGCTCGTTCGAGTAA